Genomic window (Candidatus Bathyarchaeota archaeon):
TGCGAATGCTGTGGTTGCTTGTGATGGCCAGTATGATTCAGAGCCCATGAACGTGGCGTAGACTGTGTATTTGCCCGAGATGTCGGGTGTCCATTGTAGACTGTAGAAGCCCGTAGCGTCTGTGGTCGCAGTTCCTATACTGCGGTAGTTGTTGTTAGAGTCAACTACGAATATTTCGACTGGAACACCTTTAACGTCAGTTGGTTTCGGCTGGTCCATGTAGACATATTCCATCCACTTACTCATGCTTGCATCAGAGACCACTGGAACACCGTTGGGGAAGCGTGCTGCTTGTTCTGCCTGTAAAGTGCCTGCGGCGATGTCAGATACTGTGCCAGTAATAAGTACGCTTTGGCATGGTGCTGCTGCGAGGTTTGGAGCAGACACTGTTGTCTTGCTTGGGCCTTTGCCTACACAGTAGATTTGGTTGTCATAGTAGTTGTAGTAGACTAAGAATCCGTCTGCTAGTGCCGCTGTTGATGTGCCTGTTCCACCAGTTTGGCCTGACCAGCTTAGCATCTTGTAGATTTCGTCGCCTGTGGTTGCGTTTAAGCAGTATATAGAGTAGCCTTTGTAAAGTGGCGCGTTTGGAGAGTGCTCATTGTTAAACGCATAGACTTTGCCTTCTGCTATTGCCGCTATGAAAATTGGCATCAAACCCCAAGAGGTATCCATGCCACTGTTTGTGTTGTTGTATTTCCAAAGTAGTGATCCATCTTTCACGTTATAGCAGAACAGTTCTCCGCCGAAGCCCTGAACATACAAGTTGCCGTAAGCTGTGACTCCTCTTTGACCGGCACCTGAACCGCTACTGAAGAATTGCATAGCACGTGTCGGTGTATTTGTTGGACCCCATAGAAGGTTGCCGTTTTCTAAGCTATATCCTAGCCACTGCATTGTTTCAGCATCAGTCATAGTCCAAACCCGGTTCACTGGATCTAGTGGTCCGAGTGTCCTAGAATTGTTGCCTGATGGTGCAGGGTAGGATTTCTTCCATAAGAGTTGTCCTTCTTGACCCGGCTTTAGGCTCATTGCCCAAACCGTGTAAGGATTAGGAGTGCCTCGTGTGCTTGCGACACCTGCAGTTATTGCACTGCTTCTGCCAAGGATAATGTCACCGGGTAAAACGTAGACGATGGAGGGCGCTTGATTTCCAGTTAAATCGGCTGTTATCGTTTTGTTCCATGAGTATGCTGTGCTTGTGTCGATTGTTTTTCCTACGGGTCGGTATTGTAAAGCGTTAGTTCCAGAACCAGGTAACCCTAAGGTTACGGTTGGTGCTGCTGTCCAGTTCCAGAGTGCTAGCCAGCCAGTTTTTGTGGTTGTGTTGTAGTTTAGTATGTATCTTACTATTTCGCCTTTTTCAGTGTATACGTTGGTTCCTGTGGGGACGTTTGTTAAGTTGAATAGCCAGTTGCTTGTTAGTGGGTCATATGCCATCCATGTGGTGCCTGAAACTTGCCATAAGTAGCCGTTTGGAATAACGCCGTGTTGGTTTGGTGATTCATAGCTGTAGAGTTCGCCATAGGTTGGATAGATGTTGGCATTTGTCCAAAGCACTTTGCCCGTGCGTAAATCAAGGGCTGTATATGCTCCTGAGGTGGGCATGTCACTTAGTGGTGCTTTGAAGAAGAGTTTGCCGTCTAGTATTATTGCGTTTTGGAATCTGCCTTGGTATGAGCCGCCTGAATAGTAGGTTGAGCTTTCGATGCCAGTGTTTGTTCCACCGACTATACCGCCTGACTCGATTGGGTAAGTCCACATGATGTGGGAACTACCAGGACCTGTACCACTTTGCTGCCATAGGTTATAGCCACCTTGCTGGAAGAGCCCAAATTGGTTTGAGCCACTGCCAAGCCAGTGTGATCCAATGGTAGACCAAATGTGGTTTTGTCCGAAGATTGGGCGGGTCCAATATTCAGTGGGCAACGGAGTATCGGGTGTAACGCTGATGGGTGCTTCTTGTACTGTGAGTGTTGTGGTTGCAGATGCGGCTAGGAATTTGGTGTTGTTGTATGCGGCGCTGATTGAACCCCAAGTGTATACCTGACCTGGATACTCAAATTTGAGGGTGTACGTTCCAACTTGAGTTGGCGTATAAGAGGTAAACTGTACGCCTGTGGTATCCCAGATTATGTCCCAACTCTTTGTTTCTGTGTCGCCGTTAGGTGCAGTGATTGTGAGTTTGTAGTTATGACGTCTAACATCGTTAGCTTCTGATGCGCCAGGTAAAGGAACATCGACAAGCATTGAAATGTATGTGGTTTGACCTAC
Coding sequences:
- a CDS encoding PQQ-binding-like beta-propeller repeat protein, translated to MQIKKTAVLIALVLISTLAITFVSTSAQVSGEMASYAYIAVAPDPVGVGQTTYISMLVDVPLPGASEANDVRRHNYKLTITAPNGDTETKSWDIIWDTTGVQFTSYTPTQVGTYTLKFEYPGQVYTWGSISAAYNNTKFLAASATTTLTVQEAPISVTPDTPLPTEYWTRPIFGQNHIWSTIGSHWLGSGSNQFGLFQQGGYNLWQQSGTGPGSSHIMWTYPIESGGIVGGTNTGIESSTYYSGGSYQGRFQNAIILDGKLFFKAPLSDMPTSGAYTALDLRTGKVLWTNANIYPTYGELYSYESPNQHGVIPNGYLWQVSGTTWMAYDPLTSNWLFNLTNVPTGTNVYTEKGEIVRYILNYNTTTKTGWLALWNWTAAPTVTLGLPGSGTNALQYRPVGKTIDTSTAYSWNKTITADLTGNQAPSIVYVLPGDIILGRSSAITAGVASTRGTPNPYTVWAMSLKPGQEGQLLWKKSYPAPSGNNSRTLGPLDPVNRVWTMTDAETMQWLGYSLENGNLLWGPTNTPTRAMQFFSSGSGAGQRGVTAYGNLYVQGFGGELFCYNVKDGSLLWKYNNTNSGMDTSWGLMPIFIAAIAEGKVYAFNNEHSPNAPLYKGYSIYCLNATTGDEIYKMLSWSGQTGGTGTSTAALADGFLVYYNYYDNQIYCVGKGPSKTTVSAPNLAAAPCQSVLITGTVSDIAAGTLQAEQAARFPNGVPVVSDASMSKWMEYVYMDQPKPTDVKGVPVEIFVVDSNNNYRSIGTATTDATGFYSLQWTPDISGKYTVYATFMGSESYWPSQATTAFAVDEAPEPTAAPTQAPPTVVEQYFLPSVAAIIVAIIVIGVVIILLVRKKVS